A genomic segment from Polyangium mundeleinium encodes:
- a CDS encoding Ig-like domain-containing protein, which yields MRGRTHTKNHWLGHLVVILASVLVAGCGDGAEPTGDAGAPDAAVEEPRPFVKTTDPPHGAVAVYPFELYRDDAVTLRRKIVRVTFSVPMDTSVETASITGSGGASRTVPAQWSEDARELVLAVGPPDPSDGGSLPFDYESTYAVDLGALRSASGVLLDDTHDGLDAGRLVFSTAAKDALLEHACGHTFEEPHANIVATETPASAPAVGTTHKLYVVHLPSSGMAGSYAGHASQKVPLAGNTIDAYTYTFFLSADVGLGIVDVGSAEDVPVSVREAPPVCARIRNARAAVLGEDHEYSLRFSAGGEPTFEVIFEREIVVP from the coding sequence ATGCGCGGACGAACCCATACGAAAAACCATTGGCTCGGACATCTGGTCGTCATTCTCGCGAGCGTGCTCGTCGCCGGCTGCGGCGACGGCGCGGAGCCGACGGGCGACGCTGGTGCTCCCGACGCCGCCGTGGAGGAGCCTCGGCCCTTCGTGAAGACCACGGATCCGCCGCACGGCGCGGTGGCGGTCTACCCATTCGAGCTCTACCGCGACGACGCAGTCACGCTGCGGCGCAAGATCGTCCGCGTGACGTTCAGCGTGCCCATGGACACGAGCGTCGAGACCGCTTCAATCACCGGCTCGGGAGGCGCTTCGCGGACGGTTCCGGCGCAATGGTCCGAGGACGCGCGTGAGCTCGTTCTCGCGGTCGGTCCACCCGATCCTTCCGACGGAGGCTCGCTGCCATTCGATTACGAGTCGACGTACGCGGTGGACCTCGGCGCGCTGCGCAGCGCCTCGGGCGTGCTGCTCGACGACACGCACGATGGGCTCGATGCAGGCCGGCTCGTGTTCTCGACGGCGGCAAAGGACGCGCTCCTCGAACACGCTTGCGGGCATACGTTCGAGGAGCCCCACGCAAACATCGTCGCCACCGAGACGCCTGCGTCCGCGCCCGCGGTAGGGACGACGCACAAGCTGTACGTGGTTCACCTGCCGTCGTCGGGGATGGCTGGATCCTACGCGGGGCACGCGTCGCAGAAGGTCCCTCTCGCAGGCAATACCATCGACGCGTACACGTATACGTTCTTCCTGAGCGCCGACGTCGGGCTCGGGATCGTCGACGTCGGCTCGGCCGAGGACGTCCCGGTGAGCGTGCGCGAGGCGCCGCCCGTGTGCGCGCGCATCCGGAACGCGCGGGCGGCCGTGCTCGGCGAGGATCACGAATACTCGCTGCGCTTCTCCGCCGGGGGCGAGCCGACCTTCGAGGTCATCTTCGAGCGCGAGATCGTGGTGCCATGA
- a CDS encoding putative metal-binding motif-containing protein produces MATITRRSSRRRGAYLFAGLSALLCPHAASADLPPDCKELGPALVGHSCFHAEHGPYEAVEAAPGLTEIASAPDVDDVHTLYEITLPTPLEANTVTYRVADESRAGPWAFFSDPDVTLRVFDPAGNELAPLLLHDITPCGPLERTAVYELDFVRYRVVLGPSSRAKAPLVIESVEDFVTFNGRDVDGDGFGDPSDTVVTMCAPPEGYAPNDNDCDDANPSIHPGATEVCEGVDTNCNGVPDDVGLPCDAGAGACKASGTYACEEDGAPVVCSAVPKEPSTELCDGVDEDCDGVPDGDEEEICNGDAGGARCVSVLGSSHCGCATDADCTEGSHCDAAQARCAADVALDGDREVESGCGCRVGAQDGEGARFALAALALSMARRRRRSSAAPSRLALVAALLLLAGCGSHVVVEQGEKACVPRLGELPVAHACSHVEHGEPTDVVAAKDDAAALPSVDDVHDAFRVALPSQGGESSGVVGYLATRDGEHAIFVHPAVPLRVERAASGETLPIVETTTPTSCAFFSEAPVVDLRKDEQHRVYFGPTDAAKVELFIEHLGSFADEAWAVRCPSSSGP; encoded by the coding sequence ATGGCGACGATCACGCGACGCTCGTCGCGGCGCCGCGGCGCGTACCTCTTCGCGGGGCTGTCGGCGCTGCTCTGTCCGCATGCAGCCTCGGCCGACCTGCCTCCGGATTGCAAAGAGCTCGGCCCCGCGCTCGTGGGGCATTCGTGCTTCCACGCCGAGCATGGCCCCTACGAGGCCGTCGAAGCCGCGCCGGGGCTCACCGAAATCGCCTCGGCGCCGGACGTGGACGACGTGCACACCCTCTACGAGATCACGCTGCCCACGCCGCTCGAAGCGAATACGGTGACGTACCGCGTGGCCGACGAGAGCCGCGCCGGCCCGTGGGCGTTCTTCTCGGACCCCGACGTCACGCTGCGCGTCTTCGATCCGGCGGGCAACGAGCTCGCGCCGCTCCTGCTCCACGATATCACCCCCTGCGGGCCCCTCGAACGCACGGCGGTTTACGAGCTCGATTTCGTCCGCTATCGGGTGGTGCTCGGCCCGTCCTCCAGGGCCAAAGCCCCGCTCGTCATCGAGAGCGTGGAGGATTTCGTCACGTTCAACGGGCGCGACGTCGACGGCGACGGATTTGGCGATCCGAGCGATACGGTGGTGACGATGTGCGCCCCGCCCGAAGGATACGCGCCGAACGACAACGATTGCGACGACGCGAATCCCTCGATTCACCCCGGCGCGACCGAGGTCTGTGAAGGGGTCGATACGAACTGCAACGGCGTCCCCGACGACGTCGGCCTCCCTTGTGACGCGGGCGCTGGCGCTTGCAAGGCGAGCGGGACGTACGCCTGCGAGGAAGACGGCGCGCCGGTCGTATGCTCGGCCGTACCGAAAGAGCCCTCCACCGAGTTGTGCGACGGCGTCGACGAAGATTGCGACGGCGTGCCGGACGGAGACGAAGAAGAGATATGCAATGGCGACGCTGGCGGGGCGCGGTGCGTCTCGGTGCTGGGCTCGTCCCATTGCGGCTGCGCGACCGACGCCGATTGCACGGAGGGCTCCCATTGCGACGCTGCACAGGCGCGCTGCGCGGCGGACGTTGCCCTCGACGGAGACCGAGAGGTCGAATCCGGCTGCGGTTGTCGCGTGGGCGCGCAGGACGGCGAGGGAGCTCGCTTCGCTCTGGCCGCGCTGGCGCTCTCGATGGCGCGGCGCCGTCGCCGCTCATCGGCCGCGCCCTCGCGGCTCGCGCTCGTCGCGGCGCTCCTCCTGCTCGCCGGATGCGGCAGCCACGTGGTGGTCGAGCAGGGCGAGAAGGCTTGTGTTCCTCGCCTGGGCGAGCTCCCCGTGGCCCACGCTTGCAGCCACGTCGAGCACGGCGAGCCGACGGACGTCGTGGCGGCGAAAGACGATGCGGCGGCGCTGCCGAGCGTCGACGACGTCCACGATGCATTTCGCGTGGCGCTGCCGTCGCAGGGGGGCGAGAGCTCGGGCGTCGTCGGCTATCTGGCGACGCGCGACGGCGAGCACGCCATCTTCGTGCATCCTGCGGTCCCCTTGCGCGTCGAGCGGGCCGCGAGCGGCGAGACGTTGCCGATCGTCGAGACGACGACGCCGACCTCGTGCGCGTTTTTTTCCGAGGCCCCGGTGGTCGATCTCCGGAAGGACGAGCAGCACCGCGTGTATTTCGGTCCCACGGACGCGGCGAAAGTAGAGCTCTTCATCGAGCACCTCGGCTCCTTCGCGGACGAGGCATGGGCCGTCCGCTGCCCCAGCTCCTCCGGACCATGA
- a CDS encoding ABC transporter permease, producing the protein MKYLRKYPFLGPLVAVVVVYVIFASVAPGSFTRAENLTTMAGQTVVVGIAASGMTLVMLLGGIDLSVGSNVALSTVVCALCMRAGAPAILAAAAAMASGLLAGLVNGALVTTLRITPFIVTLGTMRALRGLAKGLADEQKIDAPSSGLDALVAPLPPGYGWALFPPGVWIMLATSGLVAAMLVYTKGGRHIVAIGSNEATARLCGVRVERVKWLVYGLAGLFAGLAGVMEFSTLTVGDPTDSVGLELEVIAAVVIGGGSLAGGEGSVAGALFGALLMTVIRTGSTYLGIDNWVQDIVTGGIVVTAVALDRARRAGETRR; encoded by the coding sequence ATGAAGTACTTGCGTAAGTACCCGTTTCTCGGCCCCCTCGTGGCCGTCGTCGTCGTCTACGTGATCTTCGCGAGCGTCGCGCCTGGCTCGTTCACCCGGGCGGAGAACCTCACGACGATGGCCGGCCAGACCGTGGTCGTGGGCATCGCGGCGAGTGGCATGACGCTCGTGATGCTGCTCGGCGGGATCGATCTCTCGGTCGGCTCGAACGTCGCGCTCTCCACGGTCGTCTGCGCGCTTTGCATGCGCGCGGGCGCGCCTGCGATCCTCGCCGCTGCGGCTGCCATGGCGAGTGGCCTTCTGGCGGGGCTCGTGAACGGCGCGCTCGTCACGACGCTGCGGATCACGCCGTTCATCGTCACGCTCGGCACGATGCGGGCGCTCCGGGGCCTCGCGAAGGGGCTCGCGGACGAGCAGAAGATCGACGCGCCCTCCTCGGGCCTCGACGCCCTCGTCGCGCCGCTCCCGCCTGGGTATGGCTGGGCCCTGTTTCCGCCGGGCGTGTGGATCATGCTGGCCACGTCGGGGCTCGTGGCGGCGATGCTCGTGTACACGAAGGGCGGGCGGCACATCGTGGCCATTGGGTCGAACGAGGCCACGGCGCGGCTCTGCGGCGTGCGCGTCGAGCGCGTGAAATGGCTCGTCTACGGGCTCGCGGGGCTCTTCGCCGGGCTCGCGGGCGTCATGGAGTTCTCGACGCTCACGGTCGGCGATCCGACGGACTCGGTGGGTCTCGAGCTCGAGGTGATTGCGGCTGTGGTGATTGGCGGCGGCTCGCTTGCGGGCGGCGAAGGCTCGGTCGCGGGCGCGCTCTTTGGCGCGCTCCTCATGACCGTGATCCGTACGGGATCGACCTACCTCGGGATCGACAACTGGGTGCAGGACATCGTGACCGGCGGGATCGTCGTGACGGCGGTCGCGCTCGATCGCGCACGTCGCGCGGGCGAAACGCGGAGGTGA
- a CDS encoding sugar ABC transporter ATP-binding protein, which produces MAREVTGVAARGVTKAYGATIALAGVDLEVRAGEVHALLGENGAGKSTLVKILAGAVRPDGGRLTLDGAPFAPKDPAAARAAGVRLVSQERALCPHMTVEENVLLGGEPTRLGVLKREEARAIAARALLAIDPSGAKKHRLRPDVLVRDLGPGERQLVEIARAITEPRCRLLLLDEPTSSLGADDVEALFAVVSRLREAGLAIVYISHHLDEIRRIADRFTVIRDGRTAGTGRVAEATPADIVTMMAGRSIEDLYPRSPRVPGDVVLSTQDLAGAGLPVRASLVLRRGEVLGIAGLVGSGRTELLRAIFGLDRVRRGEVRVGAYVGPASPAARLAQGVGLLSEDRGGEGLALGLTIADNVTLSRLSGLGPLGFVVPARMRAAAARFIEKLGVVCAGPDAPVGSLSGGNQQKVALARLLYHDVDVLLLDEPTRGVDVGARAAIYTLIDRLACESNKAVLVVSSSAEELVGIADRIAVMHKGELGPARPVGELDVRAVMLEQAGAS; this is translated from the coding sequence GTGGCTCGGGAAGTGACCGGCGTCGCCGCGCGCGGCGTGACCAAGGCGTACGGCGCGACGATCGCGCTCGCCGGCGTGGATCTCGAGGTCCGCGCCGGGGAGGTGCACGCGCTGCTCGGCGAGAACGGGGCAGGGAAGAGCACGCTCGTGAAGATCCTGGCCGGCGCGGTGCGGCCGGACGGCGGGCGCCTCACGCTCGACGGCGCGCCGTTCGCTCCGAAAGATCCCGCCGCCGCGCGCGCGGCCGGCGTGCGCCTCGTCAGCCAGGAGCGCGCGCTTTGCCCGCACATGACCGTGGAGGAGAACGTCCTGCTCGGCGGCGAGCCCACGCGGCTCGGCGTGCTCAAGCGCGAGGAAGCACGGGCGATCGCGGCGCGCGCGCTCCTCGCGATCGATCCTTCGGGCGCGAAGAAACATCGCCTGCGGCCGGACGTGCTCGTGCGGGACCTCGGCCCGGGGGAGCGGCAACTCGTGGAGATCGCCCGCGCCATCACCGAGCCTCGTTGCCGCTTGCTCCTGCTCGACGAGCCCACGTCGAGCCTCGGCGCCGACGACGTCGAAGCCCTCTTCGCCGTGGTCTCCCGCCTGCGCGAGGCTGGCCTCGCCATCGTGTACATCTCGCACCACCTCGACGAGATCCGCCGCATCGCCGACCGCTTCACGGTGATCCGCGACGGCCGCACGGCCGGGACCGGGCGCGTCGCCGAGGCCACGCCTGCGGACATCGTGACCATGATGGCCGGTCGATCCATCGAGGACCTCTATCCACGATCGCCGCGTGTCCCCGGTGACGTCGTCCTCTCGACGCAGGATCTCGCCGGCGCGGGGTTGCCCGTGCGCGCGAGCCTCGTGCTTCGCCGCGGCGAGGTGCTCGGCATCGCTGGCCTCGTCGGCTCCGGCCGCACCGAGCTTTTGCGCGCGATCTTCGGCCTCGATCGTGTGCGCCGCGGCGAGGTGCGCGTGGGCGCGTACGTGGGCCCGGCTTCGCCTGCGGCCCGGCTCGCGCAGGGCGTGGGCCTGCTCAGCGAGGATCGTGGCGGCGAAGGCCTCGCGCTCGGGCTCACGATCGCGGACAACGTCACGCTCTCGCGACTCTCGGGCCTCGGACCGCTCGGGTTCGTCGTGCCTGCGCGGATGCGCGCGGCGGCCGCGCGGTTCATCGAGAAACTCGGCGTCGTTTGCGCTGGGCCCGACGCGCCCGTCGGATCGCTCTCGGGCGGCAACCAGCAGAAGGTCGCGCTCGCGCGGCTGCTCTACCACGACGTCGACGTGCTCCTGCTCGACGAGCCCACGCGTGGCGTGGACGTGGGCGCCCGCGCCGCGATCTACACGCTCATCGACAGGCTCGCGTGCGAATCGAACAAGGCCGTCCTCGTGGTGTCGAGCTCGGCCGAGGAGCTCGTGGGGATCGCGGACCGCATCGCGGTCATGCACAAGGGCGAGCTTGGCCCGGCGCGGCCGGTGGGTGAGCTCGACGTCCGCGCGGTGATGCTGGAGCAGGCAGGGGCCTCATGA
- a CDS encoding ABC transporter substrate-binding protein → MFGRTLRFALTLVAALLLLSCNRSKEGGATKIAVIPKGTTHEFWKAVHAGAVKASREIGVEIVWKGPLAEDDLKGQIDVVQSFVAQGVSGIVLAPLNDKALEKPVEGAVKANIPVVIFDSDLAGSAHKSFVATDNLAAGRLAGEKLAALLGQKGKIAVLRYQEGSASTQKREEGFLEAIRKMPEIKIVSDNQYGGATTESAFEKAESLLAAQNAGSGGVDGVFCPNESTTFGMLLALRKAGLAGKIKFVGFDASEKLVGALRDGHVDALVVQDPFKIGYEAVRVMAEVLAGKPVAPRIDTGAVVVDKASLDKPETKAIVAPDLAPWLGK, encoded by the coding sequence ATGTTTGGCCGGACCCTTCGTTTCGCCCTCACGCTCGTCGCCGCGCTGCTCCTGCTCTCGTGCAATCGAAGCAAGGAGGGAGGCGCGACCAAGATCGCCGTCATCCCCAAGGGCACGACGCACGAGTTCTGGAAGGCCGTGCACGCGGGCGCCGTGAAGGCTTCGCGCGAGATCGGCGTGGAGATCGTGTGGAAGGGCCCGCTCGCGGAGGACGACCTCAAGGGCCAGATCGACGTCGTGCAGAGCTTCGTCGCCCAGGGCGTAAGCGGCATCGTGCTCGCGCCGCTCAACGACAAGGCCCTCGAAAAGCCGGTCGAGGGCGCCGTGAAGGCGAACATCCCCGTCGTGATCTTCGACTCGGATCTCGCGGGGAGCGCCCACAAGAGCTTCGTCGCGACCGACAACCTCGCGGCTGGCCGGCTCGCCGGCGAGAAGCTCGCTGCGCTGCTCGGGCAGAAGGGCAAGATCGCGGTGCTCCGCTACCAGGAGGGCTCGGCGAGCACGCAGAAGCGCGAGGAGGGGTTTCTGGAGGCCATCCGGAAGATGCCCGAGATCAAGATCGTGAGCGACAACCAGTACGGCGGCGCCACCACGGAGAGCGCCTTCGAGAAGGCCGAGAGCCTGCTCGCCGCGCAGAACGCCGGCAGCGGCGGCGTGGACGGTGTTTTCTGTCCCAACGAATCGACCACGTTCGGGATGCTGCTCGCGCTGCGGAAGGCGGGGCTCGCCGGGAAGATCAAGTTCGTCGGGTTCGACGCGTCGGAGAAGCTCGTCGGCGCGCTTCGGGATGGGCACGTGGACGCGCTCGTCGTCCAGGATCCCTTCAAGATCGGCTACGAGGCGGTGCGCGTGATGGCCGAGGTCCTCGCGGGCAAGCCCGTCGCGCCGCGCATCGATACGGGCGCGGTGGTCGTCGACAAGGCGAGCCTCGACAAGCCCGAGACGAAGGCGATCGTCGCGCCCGATCTCGCGCCGTGGCTCGGGAAGTGA
- a CDS encoding FGGY-family carbohydrate kinase: MQDRHYLGIDVGTGSVRAALFDGQGRKLGIGVRPISLHRPAPDFVEQSSDEIWTAACEATRSALREAGDRPEFVVGVGFDATCSLVLLDEGDRPVTVSPTGDDRWNVIVWMDHRAIEEAARINAGGHEVLRYVGGVISPEMQTPKLLWLRAHLGASYKRAARFLDLPDFLAYRATGSDVRSLCTTVCKWTYLGHEPGADGSIGRWDSSYFRSIGLGDLVDEGFARIGKRVRPMGERAGGLTERAAAELGLRAGTAVAVPIIDAHAGGLGLLGIPTKGATPDEAAMEERLALIGGTSTCHMASSREARFVPGVWGPYNSAMIPGLWLTEGGQSATGALIDHVVHAHARGPELAEEARRRGTTVYALLNERLDALAANHAFPAAITRDVHVLPDHHGNRSPRADPTLKGMVSGLGLADDVDALAVLYLASIQALAHGTRHILAAMNQAGYRIEALYATGGDTKNPVFVREHADVTGCRVILPREPEAVLLGAAILGAVASGDQPTVLAAMGAMSEAGAVVTPTGGEVARFHDRKHRVFLRMYEDQMAYRALMRENA; encoded by the coding sequence ATGCAAGACCGTCACTATCTCGGGATCGACGTGGGCACGGGCAGCGTACGCGCCGCCCTCTTCGACGGCCAAGGACGCAAGCTCGGGATCGGTGTACGACCGATCTCGCTGCATCGCCCCGCGCCGGACTTCGTCGAGCAGTCGTCCGACGAGATCTGGACGGCCGCGTGCGAGGCCACGCGAAGCGCGCTCCGCGAGGCGGGTGATCGCCCTGAATTCGTGGTCGGCGTGGGGTTCGACGCGACGTGCTCGCTCGTGCTGCTCGACGAGGGCGATCGACCCGTGACCGTGAGCCCCACGGGCGACGATCGGTGGAACGTGATCGTGTGGATGGATCACCGCGCGATCGAGGAGGCCGCGCGCATCAACGCAGGGGGCCACGAGGTCCTGCGCTACGTGGGCGGCGTGATCTCGCCGGAGATGCAGACGCCGAAGCTGCTCTGGCTCCGGGCGCACCTCGGCGCGAGCTACAAGCGCGCCGCGCGTTTCCTGGATCTGCCGGATTTTTTGGCCTATCGCGCGACCGGGAGCGACGTGCGTTCGCTCTGCACGACGGTGTGCAAGTGGACCTACCTCGGGCACGAGCCGGGCGCAGACGGGAGCATCGGGCGCTGGGACAGCTCGTATTTCAGGTCGATCGGCCTCGGCGATCTCGTCGACGAGGGGTTTGCCCGCATCGGCAAACGCGTGCGGCCCATGGGCGAGCGCGCCGGAGGGTTGACCGAGCGCGCCGCGGCCGAGCTGGGCCTCCGCGCAGGGACGGCCGTGGCGGTGCCGATCATCGACGCGCACGCCGGCGGGCTCGGGTTGCTTGGGATACCAACGAAGGGCGCGACGCCCGACGAGGCCGCGATGGAGGAGCGGCTCGCCCTCATCGGCGGGACATCGACGTGCCACATGGCGTCGTCCCGCGAAGCGCGCTTCGTGCCGGGCGTGTGGGGCCCCTACAACTCGGCCATGATCCCGGGCCTCTGGCTCACGGAGGGCGGGCAAAGCGCGACGGGCGCGTTGATCGATCACGTCGTGCATGCGCACGCGCGGGGGCCCGAGCTCGCGGAGGAAGCGCGTCGGCGCGGGACGACGGTGTACGCGCTGCTCAACGAGCGGCTCGACGCGCTCGCCGCGAACCACGCGTTCCCGGCAGCCATCACGCGCGACGTGCACGTGCTGCCGGACCACCACGGCAACCGCTCCCCGCGGGCCGATCCGACGCTCAAGGGCATGGTGAGCGGGCTCGGGCTCGCGGACGACGTCGACGCGCTCGCGGTCCTGTACCTCGCGTCGATCCAGGCGCTCGCGCACGGGACGCGGCACATCCTCGCGGCGATGAACCAGGCGGGCTACCGGATCGAGGCGCTCTACGCGACGGGCGGGGACACGAAGAACCCGGTCTTCGTGCGGGAACACGCGGACGTGACGGGCTGCCGCGTGATCCTGCCCCGCGAGCCCGAGGCGGTCCTGCTCGGCGCGGCGATCCTCGGCGCCGTGGCCTCGGGCGATCAGCCGACGGTGCTCGCGGCGATGGGCGCGATGAGCGAGGCGGGCGCGGTCGTCACGCCCACGGGCGGCGAGGTCGCGCGTTTCCACGACCGGAAACACCGGGTCTTTTTGCGAATGTACGAAGATCAGATGGCGTATCGCGCGCTCATGCGCGAAAACGCGTGA
- a CDS encoding acetyl-CoA hydrolase/transferase family protein, with translation MDWRERFADKVTTAEGAIRAIPPGRRILIGSGAAEPARLVEAMTEQGTHLEGNEIVHLLTLGPAPYVKPGLEKRFRHTAFFIGANVRDAVAEGRADFMPVFLSEIPQLICSGRVKIDVALVQVSPPDEHGYVSLGVSVDIVRAAIDTADLVLAEVNPRMPRTHGDSFLHVDRIAHLVPVDDELPERQAEPLDDVDRAIGRHVASLVPDGATLQMGIGKIPDAALAALDGHHDLGIHTEMFSDGVMQLVQQGVITCRKKTLLPGKIVTSFVMGSHALYRWVHDNPFVEMRSSSFTNDPFTIARNDQMIAINAALAIDLTGQVAADTLAGRFFSGIGGQVDFIRGAARSRGGKPIIAMRSTAKKGAVSRIAATLEAGAGIVTSRGDVHYVVTEHGIADLWGKNIRQRALALIDIAHPDHRADLLAAARQRRYVFLDPA, from the coding sequence ATGGATTGGCGTGAGCGTTTCGCGGACAAGGTCACGACAGCCGAAGGCGCCATCCGAGCGATCCCGCCGGGGCGCCGCATCCTCATCGGCTCGGGCGCGGCGGAGCCGGCGCGGCTCGTCGAGGCGATGACCGAACAAGGGACGCACCTCGAAGGCAACGAGATCGTCCACCTGCTCACGCTCGGCCCCGCGCCGTACGTGAAGCCGGGCCTCGAAAAACGCTTCCGTCACACGGCATTTTTCATCGGCGCGAACGTGCGCGACGCGGTGGCCGAGGGGCGCGCCGACTTCATGCCGGTGTTCCTGTCGGAGATCCCGCAGCTCATCTGCTCGGGCCGCGTGAAGATCGACGTCGCGCTCGTGCAGGTCTCGCCGCCGGACGAGCACGGCTACGTGAGCCTCGGCGTCTCGGTGGACATCGTGCGCGCCGCGATCGACACGGCCGATCTCGTGCTCGCCGAGGTGAACCCGCGCATGCCGCGGACCCACGGGGACTCGTTCCTGCACGTGGATCGGATCGCCCACCTCGTGCCCGTCGACGACGAGCTGCCGGAGCGCCAGGCGGAGCCGCTCGACGATGTCGACCGGGCGATCGGCCGCCACGTGGCGAGCCTGGTGCCGGACGGCGCGACGTTGCAGATGGGCATCGGCAAGATCCCGGACGCGGCGCTCGCGGCGCTCGACGGGCACCACGATCTCGGCATCCACACGGAGATGTTCTCCGACGGCGTGATGCAGCTCGTGCAACAAGGCGTGATCACCTGTCGCAAGAAGACGCTCTTGCCGGGGAAGATCGTGACCTCGTTCGTGATGGGCAGCCACGCGCTCTACCGCTGGGTGCACGACAACCCCTTCGTGGAGATGCGCTCGTCGAGCTTCACGAACGACCCGTTCACCATCGCGCGCAACGATCAGATGATCGCGATCAACGCGGCCCTGGCGATCGATCTGACGGGCCAGGTCGCGGCCGACACGCTCGCGGGGCGGTTCTTCTCGGGCATCGGCGGCCAGGTGGATTTCATCCGCGGAGCTGCGCGGAGCCGCGGGGGCAAGCCGATCATCGCGATGCGCTCGACGGCGAAAAAAGGCGCCGTGAGCCGCATCGCGGCGACGCTGGAGGCCGGCGCGGGCATCGTGACGAGCCGCGGCGACGTCCATTACGTGGTGACCGAGCACGGCATCGCGGATCTTTGGGGCAAAAACATTCGCCAGCGTGCGCTCGCGCTCATCGACATCGCGCATCCAGACCACCGCGCGGATCTGCTCGCGGCCGCGAGGCAACGTCGCTACGTTTTCCTGGATCCCGCCTGA
- a CDS encoding thrombospondin type 3 repeat-containing protein produces MRGTRRAIRIAVLFAALGTMSGTIDVASAGQVRGPIDSDGDGISDMSDNCPQVANPSQSDCDGDGSGDACDAASVISEQKVNVTPDMESCLQYKFHGCAGSKRAMVQYQCLARGTSWTENRWCTSGQVQRSNTSNFQTWEYYLRNVPWPSCAE; encoded by the coding sequence ATGCGTGGAACAAGGCGAGCCATTCGTATTGCGGTGCTCTTCGCCGCGCTCGGGACGATGTCCGGGACGATCGACGTGGCCTCTGCGGGCCAGGTCCGCGGCCCCATCGACAGCGACGGCGACGGCATTTCGGACATGTCCGACAACTGCCCGCAGGTCGCGAATCCGTCGCAATCCGATTGCGACGGCGACGGGAGCGGCGACGCGTGCGACGCGGCGAGCGTGATTTCCGAGCAAAAGGTGAACGTCACGCCCGACATGGAGAGCTGCCTGCAGTACAAGTTCCACGGCTGCGCCGGGTCGAAGCGGGCGATGGTGCAATACCAGTGTCTCGCGCGCGGGACGTCCTGGACCGAGAATCGCTGGTGCACGAGCGGGCAGGTGCAGCGGAGCAACACGTCGAACTTCCAGACGTGGGAGTATTACCTCCGCAACGTGCCGTGGCCCTCGTGCGCGGAGTGA